A region of Mesorhizobium sp. AR02 DNA encodes the following proteins:
- a CDS encoding aconitase X swivel domain-containing protein → MTQPVATGAVERLGTFQLAGEADGLALVFSQPLSFWGGIDAETGDIMDHSHPGLGENVAGKILVMPSGRGSSSSSSVLAEAIRRGTAPAGILLQRPDPILAVGAIVAEFLYGISMPLVVCEIAGIVSGNRIAIGIGADGGAIVGRVRENR, encoded by the coding sequence ATGACGCAGCCGGTTGCAACGGGAGCCGTCGAACGGCTGGGCACTTTCCAACTCGCCGGTGAGGCCGATGGCCTGGCTCTGGTGTTCTCGCAGCCCCTCAGCTTCTGGGGCGGTATTGATGCCGAGACCGGCGACATCATGGATCATTCGCATCCGGGGCTGGGCGAGAACGTCGCCGGCAAGATCCTGGTCATGCCGAGCGGGCGAGGGTCGTCCTCCTCATCCTCGGTTCTGGCCGAAGCGATCCGCCGGGGGACGGCGCCGGCCGGCATTCTCTTGCAGCGGCCGGACCCGATCCTGGCGGTGGGGGCGATTGTGGCGGAGTTTCTTTATGGGATCAGCATGCCGCTGGTGGTGTGTGAGATTGCGGGGATTGTTTCTGGTAACCGGATCGCTATCGGTATTGGGGCGGATGGCGGGGCGATCGTCGGTAGGGTCCGAGAAAATCGTTGA